Proteins encoded in a region of the Trypanosoma brucei gambiense DAL972 chromosome 11, complete sequence genome:
- a CDS encoding DNA-dependent RNA polymerases, putative — MSFHPRDAFILHQEYIQRLNEGDEVDTSAEQKVELNLQRHADSESAATVTFSHEDHTLGNPLRHVIMEDPSVTSAGYAIPHPLEAKMQLHVQSSEYAVETVAKGLERLAAICDETLKSFNACVEAISAEDPEGH; from the coding sequence ATGAGTTTTCACCCTCGGGATGCTTTCATCCTCCACCAAGAATACATACAACGTCTCAACGAAGGAGACGAAGTCGACACATCCGCCGAACAAAAAGTTGAACTGAACCTTCAGAGGCATGCGGATTCCGAGTCTGCAGCGACTGTCACATTTTCTCACGAGGATCATACGCTAGGAAATCCTTTGCGTCACGTGATTATGGAAGACCCGAGTGTGACGAGTGCCGGGTACGCCATTCCGCATCcactagaagcaaaaatgcaactTCATGTTCAGTCAAGTGAGTATGCCGTCGAAACGGTAGCCAAGGGTCTGGAGCGCTTGGCCGCTATTTGCGACGAGACGTTGAAAAGTTTCAACGCTTGCGTGGAGGCCATTTCCGCAGAGGACCCTGAGGGGCACTAG
- a CDS encoding KREH1: MRALRCVRRGVYRQSVRLCYFMSLECSLRPITGASARLLCRFTAPTWPRKNEVEEGDVGTTESTSQDVRSIFRSNIETHSEVSLESSASPALPPKTAALDVSVLDSKGNAVPVNPVKLFSDLDNLPDWLSKGLQSSGFSCTTPIQSYTIPVLDEGHDMIGLAPTGSGKTVAFAVPALKKFQWSPNGSPRIVVLAPTRELVQQTAKVFHQLSSGKVRVCEAYGGAPREAQARRLHNGCDVLVACPGRLKDFLQNGDVIFDEVSFLVFDEADRLLDMGFKVQLDDILGYFSSHRPAQTMMWSATWPPVVEQLAQEYLSQNRYVIRSGTAGTGLQVNENIKQHIFFADAPEERVKTLVSLIKEGKIDENTAKMMIFVERQTDTENAAYALARMLGIHSRCIGVVHGGMQQRQRDHIMGIFKEGRIRILVATDVASRGLDFPDVTCVVNLIAPKNIDSYCHRIGRTGRAGRTGESFTFIGRSDGSLAKDLINYLEKCGMDVPQRLVEFAEEHAQGEEIKRMKRPWRGRQQREGRSQSRGGREPAPRDSGW; the protein is encoded by the coding sequence ATGAGGGCCCTGCGTTGTGTCAGGAGGGGTGTTTATCGCCAGTCAGTACGACTCTGTTATTTTATGTCGCTGGAGTGTTCACTACGTCCAATCACAGGTGCCTCCGCACGATTACTGTGCCGATTTACTGCTCCGACTTGGCCCAGAAAAAatgaggtggaggaaggggaTGTGGGGACGACAGAGTCCACTTCGCAAGATGTGCGGTCAATATTTCGTAGTAACATCGAAACACACTCCGAAGTATCGCTCGAATCCTCAGCAAGTCCAGCTCTGCCACCCAAAACTGCGGCGTTGGATGTGTCTGTTCTCGACAGTAAGGGTAACGCGGTCCCAGTGAATCCTGTTAAGCTCTTTTCTGATCTCGACAATCTACCTGATTGGCTGTCGAAGGGACTCCAGTCGTCCGGATTTTCATGTACCACCCCCATTCAAAGCTATACTATTCCAGTCCTTGACGAGGGTCACGATATGATCGGCCTGGCTCCTACAGGTTCGGGGAAAACTGTAGCCTTCGCCGTTCCCGCCCTAAAAAAGTTTCAGTGGAGTCCGAACGGTTCACCAAGGATAGTGGTTCTCGCACCAACAAGGGAGCTAGTTCAACAAACTGCGAAAGTGTTCCATCAGTTGAGTTCGGGGAAAGTTCGTGTGTGCGAAGCGTACGGTGGTGCCCCACGTGAAGCGCAGGCCCGTCGGTTGCACAATGGTTGCGATGTTCTCGTGGCGTGCCCAGGTCGGTTGAAGGACTTCTTGCAGAACGGCGACGTGATCTTTGATGAAGTGTCGTTTTTGGTCTTCGATGAGGCTGATCGTCTACTGGACATGGGGTTCAAGGTCCAATTAGACGACATTCTGGGTTACTTTTCGAGCCACCGCCCTGCTCAAACGATGATGTGGTCCGCCACCTGGCCCCCGGTTGTGGAGCAACTGGCCCAAGAGTATCTCTCACAGAATCGCTACGTAATCCGGTCTGGAACCGCTGGAACGGGACTTCAGGTCAACGAGAATATTAAGCAGcacattttctttgctgATGCCCCCGAAGAGCGCGTGAAAACACTTGTTTCTCTCAttaaggaggggaaaattgACGAGAATACCGCTAAGATGATGATATTTGTCGAGCGTCAAACTGACACAGAGAATGCAGCCTACGCGCTGGCCCGTATGTTGGGGATTCATAGCAGATGCATTGGAGTGGTGCACGGCGGGatgcaacagcggcagagGGATCATATAATGGGCATATTCAAGGAAGGACGGATTCGGATACTTGTAGCCACTGACGTGGCCTCTCGTGGACTTGACTTCCCGGATGTAACTTGCGTTGTTAACCTCATAGCCCCCAAGAACATTGACAGCTACTGCCACCGCATTGGTCGGACCGGAAGGGCTGGTCGCACCGGTGAGTCCTTTACCTTTATTGGGCGTTCGGATGGATCTCTGGCGAAGGACTTGATAAATTACCTGGAAAAATGTGGTATGGACGTCCCTCAGCGGTTAGTGGAGTTTGCTGAAGAGCACGCCCAAGGGGAGGAGATAAAGCGTATGAAACGACCGTGGCGCGGTAGGCAGCAGCGTGAGGGGAGGAGCCAGTCGCGGGGTGGTCGTGAGCCGGCACCTCGTGACAGTGGTTGGTAG
- a CDS encoding glycerophosphoryl diester phosphodiesterase, protein MAFSALAAVFFTGFCVLFATILAFSPRQTHDRKKVLARLRAKFPYSVSKIAHRGGSILGPENTLYAFHRAVKEGAADMLELDVRETMDYRIVVCHDEWLERLCGSAYKHVTVKDITVGDDPNTNLPQLQRNIPLHFVSSEKTMYCATDSVPVDGTTRLCLLEEVFEAFPTIPIHIDIKYASSDFTDRIFDLIKKYGREPVTFVGSSNWRNEIYITRYMKRLSSQKDKCKFHTFAGPIDYVLVHVAHYIGVLPLIPLNFDIFSVPLFTKRKKQEIPFFLRPIAQLLNSPSLWMHLQQRGILVVGWVLNDVDEFEEASRWPINGVMTDDPISFNGFLISHDVSNTMNLLN, encoded by the coding sequence ATGGCCTTTTCTGCACTAGCCGCTGTTTTTTTCACCGGTTTCTGTGTTCTGTTCGCCACTATATTAGCTTTTTCTCCGCGGCAGACCCATGATAGGAAGAAGGTGCTGGCGCGGTTGAGAGCTAAATTCCCCTACTCTGTCAGTAAGATCGCTCACAGAGGGGGGAGTATATTGGGACCGGAAAATACTTTGTATGCTTTCCACAGGGCAGTGAAGGAGGGCGCGGCGGACATGCTGGAGTTAGATGTTCGCGAAACCATGGACTATCGTATTGTGGTTTGCCATGACGAGTGGCTGGAAAGACTTTGTGGGAGTGCGTACAAGCACGTGACTGTAAAAGACATCACGGTTGGCGACGATCCCAACACCAATCTCCCCCAACTGCAAAGGAATATACCTCTCCATTTTGTGTCTAGTGAGAAAACCATGTACTGTGCCACAGATTCCGTACCAGTGGACGGCACCACTCGCTTGTGCTTGCTGGAAGAAGTATTCGAAGCATTTCCTACTATCCCAATTCACATTGATATTAAATATGCGAGTTCAGATTTCACTGATCGGATATTCGATTTGATTAAGAAATATGGACGCGAACCGGTTACATTCGTTGGCAGTAGCAACTGGAGgaatgaaatatatattacaagGTATATGAAAAGACTTTCTTCACAGAAGGACAAGTGTAAATTTCACACCTTCGCCGGTCCCATAGACTACGTGCTTGTGCACGTTGCTCACTATATTGGCGTGCTGCCGCTGATCCCCTTGAACTTTgatattttttctgttcccTTATTTACgaaacgaaagaaacaagaaattcCATTTTTCTTGCGGCCGATAGCACAGCTTTTAAATTCCCCGTCCCTGTGGATGCACTTGCAGCAGCGGGGTATTCTTGTTGTCGGTTGGGTGCTAAACGACGTCGATGAGTTCGAGGAGGCTTCTAGATGGCCAATAAATGGTGTAATGACCGATGATCCAATATCATTCAACGGTTTCCTAATATCACACGACGTTTCTAATACGATGAATTTGCTGAACTGA